A single region of the Cucumis melo cultivar AY chromosome 3, USDA_Cmelo_AY_1.0, whole genome shotgun sequence genome encodes:
- the LOC103487788 gene encoding transcription factor MYBS3-like isoform X2, with translation MVRKCSHCGNVGHNSRTCTIQKHKETKFKLFGVQLIDNGGTTHHHHHHHHHHHQHHHTTLLKKSISLDSLPSSSSSASSSLSCSSSSEKLSNGYLSDGLVAKTHERKKGVPWSEEEHKVFLVGLEKLGKGDWRGISRKFVTTRTPTQVASHAQKYFLRLTTLNKRKQRRPSLFDCCSKGQIDSASG, from the exons atggtgAGGAAATGCTCACACTGTGGAAATGTGGGTCACAATTCAAGAACTTGCACCATTCAAAAGCATAAAGAAACCAAGTTTAAGTTATTTGGAGTTCAACTCATTGATAATGGAGGAACAactcatcatcatcatcatcaccatcatcatcatcatcaacatcatcatACCACCTTGTTGAAGAAGAGTATTAGTTTGGATTCTttgccttcttcttcttcttcggcTTCTTCATCTTTGTCGTGCTCGTCCTCTTCTGAGAAACTGTCAAATGGATATCTCTCAGATGGCCTCGTTGCCAAAACccatgaaagaaaaaaag GTGTACCATGGAGTGAAGAGGAGCATAAGGTGTTTCTAGTTGGGTTAGAAAAACTTGGAAAAGGAGATTGGAGAGGAATTTCGAGAAAATTTGTGACAACAAGAACTCCAACTCAAGTGGCTAGTCATGCACAGAAATACTTTTTACGACTCACAACTCTCAACAAAAGAAAACAGCGTCGTCCCAGCCTTTTCGAT TGCTGCAGCAAGGGACAAATTGACAGTGCAAGTGGTTGA
- the LOC103487790 gene encoding protein NDL1 isoform X2, with protein sequence MFCFQGLMFCPEACSLLLHNFCIYHISPPGHELGAAAICPDDPVLSADDLADQIAEVLNYFGLSAVMCMGVTAGAYILTLFAMKHRHRVHGLILISPICTAPCWTEWLYNKVMSNLLYFYGMCGVVKELLLKRYFSKEVRGCSQVPESDLVQACRRSLDERQSSNVWRFLEAMNGRPDISEGLRKLKCRSLIFVGDRSPFHSEAHHMTIKLDRRYSALVEVQSCGSMVTEEQPDAMLIPMEYFLMGYGMYRPSHFSVSPRSPLSPSCIAPELLSPESMGLKLKPIKTRISLQV encoded by the exons ATGTTCTGCTTCCAAGGATTAATGTTTTGTCCAGAAGCTTGTTCGTTATTGCTTCACAACTTTTGCATATATCATATCAGCCCTCCTGGACATGAG TTAGGAGCTGCTGCAATTTGCCCTGATGATCCTGTACTTTCTGCAGATGACTTAGCAGATCAAATTGCTGAAGTTCTTAACTATTTTGG ACTTAGTGCTGTCATGTGTATGGGTGTTACTGCTGGGGCATACATCCTCACTCTCTTTGCA ATGAAGCACAGACATCGTGTTCATGGTTTGATATTGATTTCTCCCATATGCACAGCGCCCTGTTGGACAGAATGGTTGTATAATAAG GTGATGTCAAATTTGCTTTATTTCTATGGCATGTGTGGTGTAGTGAAGGAGTTGTTGCTAAAGCGGTATTTCAGTAAG GAAGTTCGTGGTTGTTCTCAAGTACCAGAGTCCGATTTAGTTCAAGCATGCAGAAGA TCACTTGACGAGAGGCAAAGTTCAAACGTCTGGAGGTTTCTTGAAGCAATGAATGG GAGACCCGACATTTCAGAAGGGTTACGGAAACTAAAGTGCCGTTCGTTGATATTTGTTGGGGACAGGTCCCCGTTCCATTCAGAGGCTCACCACATGACTATCAAACTAGACAGAAGATACAGTGCCCTAGTGGAA GTTCAGTCATGTGGGTCAATGGTGACGGAGGAGCAGCCTGATGCAATGTTGATACCTATGGAGTATTTTCTCATGGGATATGGCATGTATAGGCCATCTCATTTTAGCGTCAGCCCGAGAAGCCCCTTGAGCCCTTCTTGCATAGCTCCCGAGCTTCTGTCACCAGAAAGTATGGGATTGAAGTTGAAACCAATTAAAACAAGAATCTCCTTGCAAGTCTAG
- the LOC103487789 gene encoding homeobox protein ATH1 produces the protein MSTALQRIDMGDACLCPSGNAEFQNQLAVAIPISLFQSTSLAPVNDIRGNTKDSAFPDPQFQQLETYRTCFLHSYSNASNSSFASSLICEGDESLCNVNNKWESDRFHCIQQLSGENPETSDSQTVLSMEHLHQNGWMSSNTMNSKLWNELSLSLATTEPVLSGGTDFLDQYSQLTFSGATQPCLNSTELASNLNSGSSRDLSLSYGCGSSVRLSRAIAGSRYLSIIQDVLSQIASYPLESSDQVSHSTTVGGFVPFSSSSLDDATFEYGSDITGRYSSQMEPEWQNLSVDAKKSHLLTLLQLIDERYTRCLDEIHTVTSAFHAATDLDPRLHTRYTLQTITSVYKNLREKITSCIFAIGKHSNAVCTKEKEKSFEATFLQKQWALQQLKRKDNQLWRPQRGLPEKSVSVLRAWMFQNFLHPYPKDTEKHLLAVKSGLTRNQVSNWFINARVRLWKPMIEEMYAEMSRRKSSQNEEGIERIHCPR, from the exons ATGTCTACTGCCCTGCAACGAATTGATATGGGAGATGCTTGTCTGTGTCCCTCTGGTAATGCTGAGTTTCAGAATCAATTGGCAGTAGCCATTCCTATTTCTCTCTTTCAATCTACCTCTCTTGCTCCGGTGAATGATATTCGTGGAAATACAAAAGATTCAGCATTTCCAGACCCACAGTTCCAGCAATTAGAAACCTATAGAACGTGCTTCTTGCACAGTTACTCTAATGCTTCAAATTCTTCATTTGCAAGTTCTCTGATCTGTGAAGGTGATGAGTCTCTATGTAATGTAAATAATAAGTGGGAAAGCGATAGGTTTCATTGTATTCAGCAACTTTCTGGGGAGAATCCGGAAACATCCGATTCCCAGACTGTCTTGTCCATGGAACACCTGCACCAGAATGGCTGGATGTCATCTAACACTATGAACTCCAAATTATGGAATGAGCTTTCTCTAAGCCTTGCTACAACCGAACCCGTTCTCAGTGGAGGAACCGATTTCCTTGACCAGTATTCACAGTTAACTTTTTCTGGTGCTACTCAGCCTTGCTTGAACAGCACAGAATTAGCCTCGAATCTGAATTCAGGCAGCTCTAGGGACCTCTCTCTAAGTTATGGATGTGGTAGTTCTGTTCGCCTTTCCCGAGCAATAGCAGGATCTAGATATCTTTCGATCATTCAAGATGTACTCTCTCAAATTGCAAGCTATCCACTGGAAAGTTCAGATCAAGTTAGTCATTCAACTACTGTAGGTGGGTTTGTGCCCTTCTCATCAAGTTCCCTGGATGATGCAACGTTTGAATATGGTTCTGATATAACTGGTAGATACAGTTCTCAAATGGAGCCTGAATGGCAAAATCTGTCTGTTGATGCCAAGAAGTCCCATCTGTTGACTCTACTACAATTG ATTGATGAGCGGTACACTCGATGCTTGGATGAGATTCATACCGTTACTTCTGCGTTTCATGCTGCTACTGATTTGGACCCTCGCTTGCATACTCGATATACTCTCCAGACGATTACTTCGGTGTATAAAAACCTGAGGGAGAAGATTACCAGTTGTATTTTTGCTATTGGGAAGCATTCTAACGCAGTGTGCACCAAGGAGAAGGAAAAATCCTTTGAGGCAACATTCTTACAGAAGCAGTGGGCTCTCCAGCAGTTGAAAAGGAAAGATAATCAATTATGGCGGCCACAGAGAGGCTTGCCTGAAAAGTCTGTCTCCGTTCTAAGGGCATggatgtttcaaaattttctcCATCC GTACCCCAAGGACACAGAGAAGCATTTACTTGCAGTAAAAAGTGGATTAACTAGAAATCAG GTGTCTAATTGGTTCATCAATGCTCGTGTCCGATTGTGGAAACCGATGATTGAGGAAATGTATGCTGAAATGAGCAGAAGAAAATCCAGTCAAAATGAGGAAGGAATCGAAAGAATTCATTGTCCTAGATAA
- the LOC103487790 gene encoding protein NDL2 isoform X1: protein MGDSSDSVSVDMESISCGGKEYLVKTCYGVVSVTVVGDLDKPALITYPDLALNHMFCFQGLMFCPEACSLLLHNFCIYHISPPGHELGAAAICPDDPVLSADDLADQIAEVLNYFGLSAVMCMGVTAGAYILTLFAMKHRHRVHGLILISPICTAPCWTEWLYNKVMSNLLYFYGMCGVVKELLLKRYFSKEVRGCSQVPESDLVQACRRSLDERQSSNVWRFLEAMNGRPDISEGLRKLKCRSLIFVGDRSPFHSEAHHMTIKLDRRYSALVEVQSCGSMVTEEQPDAMLIPMEYFLMGYGMYRPSHFSVSPRSPLSPSCIAPELLSPESMGLKLKPIKTRISLQV, encoded by the exons ATGGGGGATTCAAGCGACTCGGTTTCGGTGGATATGGAGTCGATCTCTTGTGGAGGAAAG GAGTATCTTGTGAAAACCTGTTATGGTGTTGTTTCTGTCACCGTGGTTGGAGACCTGGACAAGCCAGCTCTAATCACTTATCCTGATTTAGCTCTAAATC ATATGTTCTGCTTCCAAGGATTAATGTTTTGTCCAGAAGCTTGTTCGTTATTGCTTCACAACTTTTGCATATATCATATCAGCCCTCCTGGACATGAG TTAGGAGCTGCTGCAATTTGCCCTGATGATCCTGTACTTTCTGCAGATGACTTAGCAGATCAAATTGCTGAAGTTCTTAACTATTTTGG ACTTAGTGCTGTCATGTGTATGGGTGTTACTGCTGGGGCATACATCCTCACTCTCTTTGCA ATGAAGCACAGACATCGTGTTCATGGTTTGATATTGATTTCTCCCATATGCACAGCGCCCTGTTGGACAGAATGGTTGTATAATAAG GTGATGTCAAATTTGCTTTATTTCTATGGCATGTGTGGTGTAGTGAAGGAGTTGTTGCTAAAGCGGTATTTCAGTAAG GAAGTTCGTGGTTGTTCTCAAGTACCAGAGTCCGATTTAGTTCAAGCATGCAGAAGA TCACTTGACGAGAGGCAAAGTTCAAACGTCTGGAGGTTTCTTGAAGCAATGAATGG GAGACCCGACATTTCAGAAGGGTTACGGAAACTAAAGTGCCGTTCGTTGATATTTGTTGGGGACAGGTCCCCGTTCCATTCAGAGGCTCACCACATGACTATCAAACTAGACAGAAGATACAGTGCCCTAGTGGAA GTTCAGTCATGTGGGTCAATGGTGACGGAGGAGCAGCCTGATGCAATGTTGATACCTATGGAGTATTTTCTCATGGGATATGGCATGTATAGGCCATCTCATTTTAGCGTCAGCCCGAGAAGCCCCTTGAGCCCTTCTTGCATAGCTCCCGAGCTTCTGTCACCAGAAAGTATGGGATTGAAGTTGAAACCAATTAAAACAAGAATCTCCTTGCAAGTCTAG
- the LOC103487788 gene encoding uncharacterized protein LOC103487788 isoform X1, whose product MQRERERERETTQLALPLYTLYIILLREFGVSLRFLHLGEREREMVRKCSHCGNVGHNSRTCTIQKHKETKFKLFGVQLIDNGGTTHHHHHHHHHHHQHHHTTLLKKSISLDSLPSSSSSASSSLSCSSSSEKLSNGYLSDGLVAKTHERKKGVPWSEEEHKVFLVGLEKLGKGDWRGISRKFVTTRTPTQVASHAQKYFLRLTTLNKRKQRRPSLFDGSAAARDKLTVQVVEKGSSSSNTNNNLKPTNNNNNIQPASSNNISFGNPTPIQNISELSNLNWFDYHYNQRHHEPYFKFLQSPINKSSNSIMINNFQTTTNHHHRHHHPPDLQLSLSTPKPVLEQVAQ is encoded by the exons atgcaaagagagagagagagagagagagagacaacACAGCTAGCCCTTCCTCTTTATACCCTTTATATTATACTTTTGAGAGAATTTGGTGTTAGTTTGAGATTCCTCCATttgggagagagagagagagagatggtgAGGAAATGCTCACACTGTGGAAATGTGGGTCACAATTCAAGAACTTGCACCATTCAAAAGCATAAAGAAACCAAGTTTAAGTTATTTGGAGTTCAACTCATTGATAATGGAGGAACAactcatcatcatcatcatcaccatcatcatcatcatcaacatcatcatACCACCTTGTTGAAGAAGAGTATTAGTTTGGATTCTttgccttcttcttcttcttcggcTTCTTCATCTTTGTCGTGCTCGTCCTCTTCTGAGAAACTGTCAAATGGATATCTCTCAGATGGCCTCGTTGCCAAAACccatgaaagaaaaaaag GTGTACCATGGAGTGAAGAGGAGCATAAGGTGTTTCTAGTTGGGTTAGAAAAACTTGGAAAAGGAGATTGGAGAGGAATTTCGAGAAAATTTGTGACAACAAGAACTCCAACTCAAGTGGCTAGTCATGCACAGAAATACTTTTTACGACTCACAACTCTCAACAAAAGAAAACAGCGTCGTCCCAGCCTTTTCGAT GGTAGTGCTGCAGCAAGGGACAAATTGACAGTGCAAGTGGTTGAAAAAggcagcagcagcagcaacaCCAACAACAATTTGAaaccaaccaataataataataatatccaACCAGCTTCATCCAATAATATTTCCTTTGGGAATCCAACTCCCATTCAAAATATTTCAGAATTATCAAATCTCAACTGGTTTGATTATCATTATAATCAGCGTCATCATGAGCCATATTTCAAGTTTCTTCAATCCCCCATCAACAAGTCTTCAAACTCAATTATGATCAACAATTTCCAAACAACAACCAATCATCATCATCGTCATCATCATCCACCTGATTTGCAGCTAAGTTTGTCCACTCCAAAGCCTGTACTTGAACAAGTAGCTCAGTGA